In Candidatus Hydrogenedentota bacterium, a single window of DNA contains:
- a CDS encoding glycosyltransferase, with protein MKPASAWIESLSSVEVPSSIALVQGPGANPSITIDGVYLHSKYRPREEAEALIDSLELAQTEPVLVVGLGLGYHVQVLLERGFDVCAVECEPAVAKLALQGSLKNTEFLLAVGCADALSRDSELLAFLKKHPQVLLHPPTARVRSAFVSEIERLVARAGIEGERLGIAVVGPMYGGSLPIAKYLADAFTALGHRTLYVDNSSIWPVYQAITQSIETRQANSQLSAMLVNLAGEWSYARVAEFDPNICIVMAQAPVGADWPARLNKNEIVTAFWFVENWRHMTYWRDIASRYDYFFHIQPGEFERQLREAGCPHHAYVQTACDPRVHKPVELTSDDERTYGCDLSFAGAGYHNRNQFFQGLTDYNFKIWGVEWQARELINHVQNPNERFGPEEFAKIVAASKINLNLHSSATHNGVDPHCDAINPRVFEIAACGGFQLCDPCRGLDTLLDPETELPVYRDLPELRALIDRFLESPEERQAFADRARSRVLRDHTYEKRAQQMLDLIVDQHGSRILSKGIRALRTVGEMAERVGVDTALGRYLQSLPKDLPFTQEAINERIPVMGTKLSYPEALFSYLREMRNSSEQILAMFEGV; from the coding sequence ATGAAACCCGCGTCTGCATGGATTGAATCACTCTCTAGCGTAGAGGTTCCTTCCTCGATTGCGCTTGTTCAAGGACCTGGCGCGAACCCTTCGATCACCATCGATGGCGTTTACCTCCACAGCAAGTATCGCCCCCGCGAAGAGGCAGAAGCGCTCATCGACTCCCTTGAGTTGGCGCAGACCGAGCCCGTGCTCGTTGTGGGCCTCGGACTTGGTTATCACGTACAAGTCTTGCTGGAGCGGGGCTTCGACGTGTGCGCCGTCGAATGTGAACCGGCGGTCGCCAAGCTTGCGTTGCAGGGGTCGTTAAAAAACACGGAGTTCCTTCTAGCCGTCGGCTGCGCTGACGCATTGTCGCGAGATTCGGAACTCTTGGCGTTTCTCAAGAAACATCCACAGGTTCTGCTCCACCCGCCCACTGCGCGTGTTCGAAGCGCTTTTGTCTCCGAAATTGAACGGCTTGTAGCGCGGGCAGGCATTGAGGGCGAACGCCTGGGGATTGCTGTCGTGGGGCCGATGTACGGTGGGTCGCTGCCGATAGCAAAGTATCTCGCGGATGCCTTCACAGCGCTTGGTCACCGAACGTTGTATGTGGACAACAGCAGTATCTGGCCCGTTTATCAAGCCATCACCCAGAGCATTGAGACACGTCAGGCCAACTCCCAACTGTCCGCGATGCTGGTGAACCTTGCCGGCGAGTGGAGCTATGCGCGTGTTGCGGAGTTCGATCCGAACATCTGCATCGTGATGGCGCAGGCTCCGGTCGGGGCGGATTGGCCTGCGAGACTCAACAAGAATGAGATCGTCACGGCATTCTGGTTTGTAGAGAATTGGCGCCATATGACGTACTGGCGCGATATCGCGTCTCGCTACGATTACTTCTTCCATATTCAACCCGGCGAGTTTGAACGCCAATTGAGGGAGGCTGGATGCCCCCATCATGCCTACGTTCAAACGGCCTGCGATCCCCGCGTACACAAACCCGTGGAATTGACGAGCGACGACGAACGCACCTACGGATGCGATCTGTCGTTTGCCGGCGCTGGGTACCATAACCGTAATCAGTTCTTTCAGGGTCTTACGGACTACAACTTCAAGATTTGGGGTGTCGAATGGCAGGCTCGGGAACTCATCAATCACGTTCAGAATCCGAACGAGCGTTTCGGCCCCGAGGAATTCGCGAAGATCGTGGCTGCCTCGAAGATTAATCTGAATCTGCACTCCAGCGCCACGCACAATGGCGTCGATCCCCACTGCGATGCCATCAATCCACGCGTATTTGAAATAGCCGCTTGCGGCGGTTTTCAGCTCTGTGACCCTTGCCGTGGACTGGATACATTGCTCGATCCCGAAACGGAATTACCCGTCTATCGCGACTTGCCTGAACTGCGAGCCCTCATCGACCGGTTTCTTGAGAGCCCTGAAGAGCGCCAGGCTTTTGCCGACCGCGCCAGGTCGCGTGTGTTGAGAGACCACACTTATGAGAAGCGCGCCCAGCAAATGCTCGATCTGATCGTGGACCAGCACGGTTCCCGTATACTTAGCAAGGGAATTCGTGCGCTTCGTACCGTGGGGGAAATGGCGGAACGTGTTGGCGTCGATACCGCCCTCGGCAGATACCTTCAGTCTCTGCCGAAGGATCTGCCCTTTACTCAAGAAGCCATCAACGAGCGCATTCCCGTGATGGGAACCAAGCTTAGCTATCCGGAAGCTCTGTTCTCCTATCTTCGGGAGATGCGCAACTCGTCAGAACAAATACTCGCGATGTTCGAGGGCGTGTAA
- a CDS encoding glycosyltransferase family 9 protein — translation MSDCERPIRILVAQMTRMGDVLQTSPLIRSLRTRHPDGHIAVMVRRMGKSIAECNPDIDEVLVYEEDTMFQDLKSGDSDRFLHAYETAGAYATTIRDGRYDVIYNCTHSFSSAILFAAAGAPEVIGAHLSDDWRYVIRGRGPNYFFTSILHREYNNLNLCDAFRFFLVDPPASQGLVMNVGEAVREQAHSILREYGIADNDFLVCFQLGASDKDKRWPVQQFARLAGFLKEKYNAKIALLGVSAEAYLGQEFERLAPGVAVPLFGKTSVPQLAEVLRRSRVLVTNDTGTMHIAAAMQCPIVLVSVGYVHFRETGPYGAGHIAIERRRSSVGRSDIRESIRSDEITPEQVLKAVELVVERESSDAIPSIDDTPSFSDVDIYYSGFAPDGCLEWYPVVRRPMQELDFIRMTYRAMWLDFLSERSEVTGESAAFTRMLACFDGDQHEALETWRNGMTEIMQKLVTGSNTGVQTSVSLLNVLRQGESMKRAKALVTELMDLDEQLRLIGEVHRVGRPLVAIARFERDNLEGADPVHLTRTTRGIYEDIHTRATLMIEKAHRIAQLAQGESQNTAST, via the coding sequence ATGAGCGACTGCGAGCGGCCCATTCGAATACTCGTTGCCCAGATGACACGCATGGGCGATGTACTTCAGACATCCCCCCTCATCCGCTCGCTGCGCACACGCCATCCTGACGGACACATCGCGGTCATGGTCCGACGTATGGGCAAGTCCATTGCCGAATGCAATCCCGATATCGACGAAGTGCTCGTGTACGAAGAGGACACGATGTTTCAAGATCTCAAGTCGGGCGACTCTGACCGCTTCCTCCACGCGTACGAGACGGCAGGCGCATATGCCACGACGATTCGGGATGGCCGCTACGATGTGATTTACAACTGCACGCACAGTTTCTCTTCGGCCATTCTCTTCGCGGCTGCGGGCGCGCCTGAAGTTATTGGCGCGCATCTGAGCGACGATTGGCGCTATGTCATCCGTGGGCGCGGGCCAAACTACTTCTTCACAAGTATCCTTCATCGTGAATACAACAACCTGAACCTCTGTGACGCGTTCCGATTCTTCCTCGTTGATCCTCCGGCATCGCAGGGACTGGTTATGAATGTAGGGGAAGCGGTCCGCGAACAGGCCCACAGCATCCTGCGCGAATATGGAATCGCCGACAACGACTTCCTCGTATGCTTCCAGTTGGGAGCAAGCGACAAGGACAAGCGCTGGCCCGTGCAGCAGTTTGCCCGTCTTGCCGGATTCCTCAAGGAAAAGTACAACGCCAAGATCGCCTTGCTGGGCGTTTCCGCCGAGGCCTACCTAGGCCAGGAATTCGAGCGACTTGCTCCCGGAGTAGCGGTCCCCCTTTTCGGGAAGACTTCGGTGCCGCAACTTGCGGAAGTGCTGCGCCGGTCGCGCGTCCTCGTTACGAACGACACGGGCACGATGCATATTGCCGCTGCAATGCAATGCCCCATTGTGTTGGTCTCCGTGGGGTACGTCCATTTTCGCGAGACCGGCCCCTACGGGGCAGGGCACATCGCGATTGAGCGCCGCCGCAGCAGCGTTGGACGCTCCGATATTCGCGAGTCCATTCGATCCGATGAGATCACTCCCGAGCAGGTGTTGAAGGCCGTCGAATTGGTTGTCGAACGCGAAAGTTCTGATGCGATTCCTTCCATCGACGATACGCCGAGCTTCTCGGATGTCGACATCTACTACTCCGGCTTCGCGCCGGACGGTTGCCTCGAATGGTACCCGGTCGTTCGCCGGCCCATGCAGGAACTCGATTTCATTCGCATGACGTATCGCGCGATGTGGCTTGATTTTCTAAGCGAGCGATCCGAAGTAACCGGCGAGTCCGCTGCATTCACGCGCATGCTTGCGTGCTTTGACGGCGATCAACACGAGGCGCTTGAGACGTGGCGGAATGGTATGACGGAGATCATGCAGAAGCTTGTAACCGGTTCCAATACAGGTGTTCAGACTTCCGTGTCCCTCCTCAACGTGTTGCGTCAAGGCGAGAGCATGAAACGCGCGAAGGCGCTGGTGACTGAGCTTATGGACCTGGATGAGCAACTGCGGCTAATTGGTGAAGTACATCGCGTAGGCCGCCCGCTTGTGGCGATTGCGCGGTTCGAGCGTGACAACTTGGAGGGCGCCGATCCTGTGCACCTCACCCGCACCACGCGCGGGATCTACGAAGACATTCATACGCGCGCCACGCTCATGATTGAAAAGGCACACCGAATAGCGCAATTGGCTCAGGGCGAAAGTCAGAACACCGCGTCTACGTAA
- a CDS encoding AMP-binding protein, producing MTASAFPDKEQLEAHQLAQLRALIGELLQGNRFYSSRLLEAGITTEIASLDEFSRKMPFTYKTELVKDQQENPPYGTNLTYPLSRYTRFNQTSATTGSPMRWLDTHETWEWMLGNWGQVFQAAGVSAKDHLYFAFSFGPFLGFWTAFESALRIGCLCIPGGGLSSAARVNAILDNDTTVLCCTPTYAIRLAEVAFEEQIDLSRSKVKTIIVAGEAGGSIPATRARIESMWPGARVFDHHGMTEIGPVSFECPSQAGTLHIIESSYYAEIIDPESGEPVEPYETGELVLTNLGRGAMPILRYRTGDLVVLAPESPCACGRYDMALPGGILARTDDMVVVRGVNIFPSAIETIMRKCEGVGDYRVLVQTKRSMTELELEVEPEAGWSDMAALIEALEREMRAAFALRIPVRLVEQGTLPRFEMKAKRWVRV from the coding sequence ATGACTGCAAGCGCATTTCCAGATAAAGAACAGCTAGAGGCGCACCAACTCGCACAATTGCGCGCGTTGATTGGTGAGTTGTTGCAGGGTAACCGCTTTTATTCCAGCAGGTTACTCGAGGCGGGAATCACGACAGAAATCGCGAGTCTCGACGAATTCTCACGCAAAATGCCGTTCACGTATAAGACGGAGCTCGTGAAGGATCAGCAGGAGAATCCGCCCTACGGTACGAATCTGACGTACCCGCTCAGCCGGTACACGCGCTTCAATCAGACCAGCGCGACAACAGGAAGCCCCATGCGGTGGCTGGACACCCATGAGACGTGGGAATGGATGCTCGGCAATTGGGGACAAGTATTCCAAGCCGCAGGCGTGAGCGCAAAGGATCACCTCTATTTCGCGTTTTCGTTCGGGCCGTTTCTGGGGTTCTGGACTGCATTTGAGTCGGCCCTGCGAATCGGTTGCCTGTGCATTCCCGGCGGAGGGCTGAGCAGTGCGGCCCGAGTCAACGCCATCCTCGACAACGACACCACCGTCTTGTGCTGCACGCCGACCTACGCCATACGCTTGGCGGAAGTCGCGTTCGAGGAACAGATCGACCTGTCCCGCTCAAAGGTAAAGACCATCATCGTCGCGGGAGAAGCGGGGGGGAGTATCCCAGCGACGCGCGCGCGAATCGAGTCGATGTGGCCGGGCGCGCGTGTTTTCGATCATCACGGCATGACCGAGATTGGTCCCGTGAGCTTCGAGTGCCCTTCTCAGGCAGGCACTCTCCATATCATCGAATCCAGCTACTATGCAGAGATTATCGACCCCGAATCGGGCGAGCCGGTGGAACCGTACGAGACGGGCGAATTGGTGCTTACGAACCTGGGACGTGGCGCAATGCCGATACTTCGGTATCGTACCGGAGACTTGGTCGTGCTTGCACCCGAATCGCCGTGCGCGTGTGGCCGTTACGACATGGCGCTGCCCGGCGGAATCCTTGCGCGCACCGACGACATGGTGGTGGTGCGTGGCGTGAACATCTTTCCCAGCGCCATCGAGACCATCATGCGCAAGTGCGAAGGCGTTGGCGATTACCGTGTACTCGTTCAGACCAAGCGTTCGATGACAGAATTGGAGTTGGAAGTTGAACCCGAAGCGGGATGGAGCGACATGGCCGCACTCATCGAGGCCCTCGAGCGTGAGATGCGGGCTGCGTTCGCGTTGCGTATTCCCGTGCGGCTCGTCGAGCAGGGGACGCTTCCACGCTTCGAAATGAAGGCCAAACGTTGGGTTCGTGTTTGA
- a CDS encoding KpsF/GutQ family sugar-phosphate isomerase, with amino-acid sequence MSLDYGRTILTLEMEAIRSVRDRLDEGFERVLDALLACRGRVVASGMGKAGQIAHKVSTTLA; translated from the coding sequence TTGAGTCTTGATTATGGCAGGACCATCCTAACGCTCGAAATGGAAGCCATTCGTAGCGTGCGGGATAGGCTTGACGAAGGTTTTGAGCGCGTGCTGGACGCGTTGCTCGCGTGCCGGGGCCGGGTCGTGGCGTCGGGCATGGGCAAAGCGGGCCAGATTGCGCACAAGGTATCCACCACGCTGGCCAG